The following DNA comes from Leifsonia sp. 1010.
CCCTTCCTGATCATCGTCGCGGTGCTCGTGGGCGGTGTCCTGCTCGGCTGTGTCGTCGTCGCCATCGTCGGCGCTGTGCGGACCGGGATGTCGAAGCCCGATGAGACCCGCGATGTCGATGTCGCCCAGTTCTTCGAGGAGCAGACCGCTGCAGCCGCCGCGGGTCGAAACGATTCGATATAGGCTGGTGCGGTGACCCCGCTTATCGACGGGCCGACGAAGCTGTCGTCGGCCCGTATCCGTCTTGCGCTGCTGGCGCTCGCCCTCGGTGGATTCGGCATCGGATCGACCGAGTTCGTCGCGATGGGCCTGCTGCCCAACATCGCGCACGACCTGCTGCCGCAGCTGTACGCCGCCTCGCCGACCGACGCCAACGCACAGGCCGGCTGGATCATCTCGGCGTACGCGCTCGGCGTGGTCGTCGGCGCCCCGACGATCGCGGCGGTCGCGGCTCGTTGGCCGCGCAAGAAGCTGCTGCTCTGGCTCCTCGTGGCGTTCACCGTCGGCACGCTCGCCTCGGCGGTCGCCCCGACCTTCCAACTCGTGATGCTCGCGCGCTTCGTCTCCGCGCTGCCGCACGGCGCGTACTTCGGCATCGCCTCCCTCGTCGCGGCCTCGCTGATGGGACCGGGGAAGCGCGGGCGGGGGGTCGCCTTCGTGCTGTCGGGCCTGACGATCGCCAACGTGATCGGCGTTCCGACCATCACCTGGATCGGCCAGCACAGCGGCTGGCGTATCGCCTACCTGGTCGTCGCCGCGATCTTCGCTCTGACGTTCGTCGCGGTCGCGCTGCTGGTTCCGTGGCAGGCGGGCGACGCCAAGGCGACCATGAAGAACGAGCTGCGGGCGTTCACCCGGCTGCAGGTGTGGCTCGCGCTGCTGATCGGCGCTGTCGGCTTCGGCGGCTTCTTCGCCGTGTACACGTACATCGCGCCCATCGTGACGACGATCACCGGGATGCCCGAGTCGACCGTTCCGCTGGTCCTCGTGCTCGCGGGCCTCGGAATGACGGTCGGCAACATCCTCGGCGGGCGTGCGGCCGACCACAGTGTCCAGCGCAGCATGCTGCTGTTCTTCGCGATCCTGCTGGTCGGCCTTGCGGCCCTCTGGCTGACCGCATCCACCATCCCCGGCCTGCTGATCTCGGTGTTCGTCGTGTCCGGAGCGTGCTCGGCGCTCTCGCCGACCATCCAGACCCGGCTGATGGATGTGGCGCGCGACAGCCAGTCGATCGCCGCGGCCCTCAACCACTCGGCGCTCAACATCGCGAACGCCGCCGGCGCGTTCTTCGGCGGCCTGACCATCGCCGCCGGCCTCGGTTACCTCTCGCCGGTCGTCGTCGGCGGACTGCTGGCGCTCGGCGGCATCGCCCTGGCCCTGATCTCGTTCGGCATCGACCGATCGCGCATCCGCCGCGGTGTCGCCACCGGTTCGGTCGCGGCTCAGCGACCTGCGGAGCGGACCCCGGTCTCCGCGCCCGTCGACTGACGGACGCGGGTTCCGTCAGTCGTTCTGCAGCAGGATGCCGTCCTGGATGGCGCGCTTGCGCAGGGCGACCTTCGTGCCGACGTCATAGCCGGCGACGCGGTATTTCTCGCGGATGCGCTTGAGGTAGCTCTTGGCGGTCTCGTCCGAGATGCCGAGCTGGAAAGCGACGGCCTTGACCGGCTCGCCGGCGCCGTAGAGCGCCATGACCCGGCGCTCCTGCGCGCTCAGCTTGGGAGCGCCGCCGACCTCGCCGGCGTTGAGCGCGAGGTCTAGCTCGGCCGAGATGAACGACTCGCCCTTGCGGGCGGCGCGGATCGCCTCGACGATCATCTCCGCATCCTCGCTTTTCACCAGGTAGCCCATCGCTCCGGCGGCCAGCGCCTCGCGGACGACTGCGGGCTCCGAGTAGGTGCTCATCAGCACCGTTGCGACGCCGGTCGTCTTGAGCGTCGACAGCTTCAGTGAGATCGGGATGTTGTCCTTCAGATCGAGGTCGAGGAGGACGACGTCCACCGGGAACTCGGGATGCGTCAGCAGCTCCGGCCAGCTCGCGACGGCCGCGACCATCCGGATGTCGTCCGCTGCGCTGCGGATCCACTCGGTCAGTGCTCCCAGCAGCATCTTGTGGTCGTCGACGATCGCGATCCGGATCGGGGGTTCCTCGCCCATGGGGTGCCTCTCTCTGTATCGAACCAGCTGGATCAGGCCAGCTCGGCTGATGTGTCGCTCACCGTGGTGATCTCGATGCGCAGGGTCGAACCCGAGAACGACTCGACGTAGCGGCCCACTTTACGGATAGCTTGCCATGCCGCGGGGTCTACCCCGTTTCGCGGCACACCGCTGGTCGCGATCACGATAGCCATTGTGGCCCCCGGATTCGCCGTCCGCGGGTAAGTGCCGACCGGCCGTGTCAGGTCGAGGGTCAGCGTGCGGGGCTGTCCGGCGCCGCTGCGGACCGGGTCGCTGATGAGCAGCCAGACCGCGGTGAGCAGTCCGTCGCGCTGGTCGCGGTTGAGGCCGGCGGCGAGACCGTCCGGATCGGTCAGCGTCACCGACGGCCCGAGCAGGGCGGACTCTGTCACGGCATGGTACAGCCACGTCTCCCGGCGGCCCTGGATGAGGTGGAGGCGCAACTCCGTCGCGATCGAGGCCGCGGCGTCGGCGGTGTCCTCATCGAGCGGCAGCGCCGTGCGTCCCGTGGCCACTCCGTCCAGCAGCCGTTCGGCGGCGAGGTCGAGGCGGGCGAGCTCCTCCGAGGCCAACATCCCGATGGCGTAGCCGGGGGAGACCACGGTGCTCTGCACCTGGACGAGGTCGAGCTCCAGCTGGACGAGCGTGCGGAGCGACCGCACGATCTGCACACCGACGAGCGGAGGGGCCACGGCGATGGCGACCGTGACGAGACCGGGGCCGAGCAGCTGGAGGTTCGGCAGCGACCGCCAGATCTCGACGACGGCAAGGACGACGCCCAGCACCGCCGTGGCGAGGACGATGTCGCGCGCCGGGCGCACCGGGACGCAGAGCAGCAGCGCCGGGCCGACCGCGGCGGCCGCCGTCAGCGGCACGATGGCGCCGTCGATCGGCCAGGTGCCGGCGATGTCGAGCGCGACGGCGGCCGCCCAGACTCCCAGAGCACCGAGGAAGAGCCACGACGGCAGCTCGTCGGGGAGCCGGAAACGCAGCACGAGCGCGGCCACGAGGGTCACGGCGACGAGCACCCACGCCGAAACGGTCAGCCCCAGCAGCGGGTACTCGGCGATGTTCAGCCCGAACAGCGTGAGCAGGAAGGCGACGAAGGCGACCGTGGCAACGTTGAAGCCGAGGTCGAGCCGCGCGCGGCTCAGCGCATCCCGCTCGTCCCCGGCGGCGCCGCGCGCCAACGGGCTGCGCGGGACGGTCCGCTCGTCGACCCGGGTCACTTGGGCACCTCCAGCACGACGGTCGTCCCGCTTCCGGGCGACGAGAACAGGCGGGCGTTGCCGCCCACATCGCGGAGGCGCGCCACGATCGACTCGGTGAAGCCCAGCCTCCCGGTGTCGATGGAGGCGACATCGAAGCCCTTGCCGGCGTCCGTCACCATGGCGCGCACGTTCGTCTCGTCGTCCGTGATCGTCACGTGCGCCTCGAGAACGCCCGAATGCCTGCGTACGTTCTCGAGGCATTCGCCGAGAGCGAGGAGGAACGCGTCGAGGACGTCGCTGGGGAGCAGCACCTGACCGGCGCCGTGCCAGTTCACCTCGAGTCCCATGCGGCGGAAGCGCTGCTTCACCGACTCGAGCGTGTTGCCCAGCGTGGACTCCTCGACCGGCTTGAGCTTGTAGTCGCCAGAGCGGGCCGGGTCGGGAGTGAAGCCGAGCCGCAGCTGCCGGAGGAGCGCCGCATCCTCGGCGGCTTGCTCGCGGAGCGCCCCGTGGCTGACGCCGACACCGGAGTGCGCGAGGAGCGTGAGCGTCGCCAGCACCGTGTCGTGGAGCAGCCGCGCGCTCTGGCGGCGGCGGGCCTCCGTCTCGCTCGCCTGGCGCTCCACGCGGTAGGCGCGGCTCATCGTCGAGATGCGCTTCAGAGTGCGGGGCACCGTGCGCGACAGCCAGACGCCGGTGGCGGTCAGGGCGATCCAGCCGGTCATCGTGAAGACGAGGGCCTCGACCATGCGGGAGTGCG
Coding sequences within:
- a CDS encoding MFS transporter, yielding MTPLIDGPTKLSSARIRLALLALALGGFGIGSTEFVAMGLLPNIAHDLLPQLYAASPTDANAQAGWIISAYALGVVVGAPTIAAVAARWPRKKLLLWLLVAFTVGTLASAVAPTFQLVMLARFVSALPHGAYFGIASLVAASLMGPGKRGRGVAFVLSGLTIANVIGVPTITWIGQHSGWRIAYLVVAAIFALTFVAVALLVPWQAGDAKATMKNELRAFTRLQVWLALLIGAVGFGGFFAVYTYIAPIVTTITGMPESTVPLVLVLAGLGMTVGNILGGRAADHSVQRSMLLFFAILLVGLAALWLTASTIPGLLISVFVVSGACSALSPTIQTRLMDVARDSQSIAAALNHSALNIANAAGAFFGGLTIAAGLGYLSPVVVGGLLALGGIALALISFGIDRSRIRRGVATGSVAAQRPAERTPVSAPVD
- a CDS encoding response regulator transcription factor: MGEEPPIRIAIVDDHKMLLGALTEWIRSAADDIRMVAAVASWPELLTHPEFPVDVVLLDLDLKDNIPISLKLSTLKTTGVATVLMSTYSEPAVVREALAAGAMGYLVKSEDAEMIVEAIRAARKGESFISAELDLALNAGEVGGAPKLSAQERRVMALYGAGEPVKAVAFQLGISDETAKSYLKRIREKYRVAGYDVGTKVALRKRAIQDGILLQND
- a CDS encoding ATP-binding protein encodes the protein MSRIQKERDRLLAATARTVGLTATVTALFCLSIPGSLPLPLYLASLVLIVCLGYAQWQLAALLRLTLWMWVIVVAGVGLILIHLLPGTALGPSAISAVSVIGAASVACVCVVGVSSRSRLVLLVAAAAATVTAQGVTLGMTHSRMVEALVFTMTGWIALTATGVWLSRTVPRTLKRISTMSRAYRVERQASETEARRRQSARLLHDTVLATLTLLAHSGVGVSHGALREQAAEDAALLRQLRLGFTPDPARSGDYKLKPVEESTLGNTLESVKQRFRRMGLEVNWHGAGQVLLPSDVLDAFLLALGECLENVRRHSGVLEAHVTITDDETNVRAMVTDAGKGFDVASIDTGRLGFTESIVARLRDVGGNARLFSSPGSGTTVVLEVPK